ATCCGTACAGGCCCAACATGGCGGCCAGAGCCAGCGCCAGACGTATTTCTTGCAGTTTGTTCATCACTCACCTGGGCGGCGCCCATCATCCATCGAGGCTGAAAGTGGCGATGATCCTGCTTTGTGCTATATGAGTCAATATTGGCTCATAAGACACTTTGTTGGTGTTTTGACCTTGCCCATTGAGATTGTGAGCGTTTCCTGCACAATGTCGTCGCCCACGTCGTTCAACGAGTAAAAGATCGTCCTATGGATGTAGCCGCTGCAGATTCGAGATTTCTCAAGGCCCTGGCCGTCGCCGTGGTGGATCACCAGAGTGGCACCTTCAAGGACATCGCCCAGGCGGCCGGGGTGAGCAAGGCTACGCTCAACCGCTTTTGCGGCACGCGGGCAAACCTTGTCGAAATGTTGCACGAGCACAGTTCGGCGCTGATGCTGCAGGCCGTACAGCAGGCCGACCTGGATAAGGCCGAACCTCTGGCGGCGTTGCAAAGCCTGATCGATGGGCACCTCGCCAACCGCGAAATGCTGATCTTCATGATGGCCGAATGGCGGCCGGATTTTGCCGAAGACGGTGTCGAAATGCGCCGCTGGCAGCCTTATGCCGACGCCATGGATGCCTTTTTCCTGCGTGGTCAGCATGCCGGGGTCTTTCGTATCGACATCAGTGCCCCGGTACTCACCGAGCTGTTCTGTTCAATGATCTTCGGCCTGGTGGAGTCCGAGCGCCGTGGGCGAGTGGCGCGTGCGGCGATGTCCGGAGTCTTGCGCCAGTTCTTCCTCGACGGTGCCTCGGCCAGGGTCTCCCCGGTGTGATTCCACGCCCCGGTGCGCCACTTTGCCGCATGCCGCGCGCAGCCCGTAGCCGCGTGCCTTTGCACGCCCCCGACAGGCTGACGGTCCGTACGGCGGTGTTCGCCCAGGCATCAGGGTGGTAAATTCGCCGCCATGAAATTCGTCCGCGCCCATCACGTATCGCTGGCCAGGTTGCTGGCCGGCCTGATTCTGCTCGGTGCTCTGGCCTGCAGCGTCGGCCACGGGCAGATGCTGGCTGCCTTGGCCCCGGCGGCCACGGCGGAGATCTGCGGGCCTGATGGCGCAACCTCGCACATGCACGCCGGGCATGGCATGGGGCAGGGCGAGCATGGCGTACTGATGCAGCTGGCGCAGTTCGACTGTGCCTATGCCAGCAAGCTGATCATGGGGTTGGCCGGTTTCGTCGCACTGGGCTGGCTGCTGCGCGTGCTGCGACGCCGCGCTCTGCTGCCCGAAAGCCCGGTTTGGCGGCCAGCGCGCCACAGCTCACCAGGGTGCGCTGCCCAGGCGCCCTGACCAAGGCTCTCAAGGCCCGCGATTGCGCGGGTACACCGACCGTGCGGGAGCGATCCCGTCCCGATCCCTGAGCAGGACCGTAGTGCATGAACCATAACTTTTCCCGCCGCCAGGTACTGGCTGGTCTGTCCATGTTGAGCATGGGCGGCCTGCTGGCCGGCTGTGGCGACTCCAATGTGTTGCCGTTCAAGCACGGCAAGGACATGAGCAATCAGATTCTCGGTCGTAACTTCAAGCTGCGTGACGTGGATGGCAACGTGAAGACGCTGACCAGCTTCCGCGGCTACATGCCGATGGTGTTCTTCGGCTTTACTCAGTGCCCGGCCATCTGCCCGACCACCCTGGCGCGGGCGGCGCAGATCAAGAAGCTGATGGGCGCCGACGCGCCGATCTTCCAGGTGGTGTTCATCACGCTGGACCCCGAGCGTGACACGCCCGAGGTGATCGACCGCTACGTCAAGGCCTTCGATCCCAGTTTCGTCGCGTTGTCCGGCACGCCCGAAGAAACCGCGGCCACGGCCAAGGAGTTCGGGGTGTTCTACGAAAAGGTTCCGATGGGCGACACCTATACCCTCTCGCATACCGCGACCAGCTACGTGTACGACAGCCGTGGCGTACTGCGCCTGAGCCTGGGCCACAAGCTGACTGCGCAGCAATGCACCGAAGACCTGCAAATTCTCATGGAAGTCTGCTGATGAATACGTTGATCCGTAACCCGTTCAAGGCCGCCCTGGCGGCGTTTTCGCTGTTGACCCTGAGCCTGCCGGCGTTGGCCGAGACCCAGGTGAAGGACGCCTGGGTGCGCGCCACCGTGCCGGGCCAGCCGGCCACCGGCGCCTTCATGGAACTGACCGCCAGCACCGACAGCAAGCTGATCGGCGTCGCCTCGCCAGCGGCCAAGACCGTCGAAGTGCATGAAATGAGCATGAAAGGCGAGATGATGAGCATGAAGCCGGTGAGCAGTGTCGAGCTGCCGGCCGGCAAGACCGTGGTGTTCGACAGCGAGGGGTATCACGTGATGCTCATCGGCCTGGTGGCCCAGGTGAAGGAGGGCGACCAGATCCCCCTGATCCTGACCATCCAGGACGCCAAGGGCGAGCGTCAGACCCTTGAGGTTCAGGCCCAGGCACGGGCGCTCAACAGCAGCGCCCACGATGCCCATGCCGGCCACGGCACCCACGCCGGGCATTGAATTGCCCGAAGCGGCTTCAGCCGCGCAAGGCATCCTGGCTTAAGTCAATACTGTTCGCTTAAGCGGTATATGGCCCGGTAGGAGCGGCTTTAGCCGCGAAGCGCCAGGAAATTCACTGCATCTGCTGTGAACTGGCGGTCGCTTCGCTGCTGAAGCCGCTTGTGTCTTTCGACAGGGTAAAGTCAGAGGTGAGAGGGGTGGATGGCAACTGTTAAGCCGCGGTGCCCTGAAGCACGTGTAGGAGCCCAACTGCCATCTACTCTTTTCACTCTGACTCCAAGCTCGAACAGTTGACTGAGTCCGACCTCGAACAACAAGCGTGAGCCCGTTCAGAGTGACCTCTCGCCCTTAAGCCTAGAGGTTTTTCTTATGACCGCCTACGCCGGAATCGATGTCGCCAAAGATACCCTGCAGATTGCGCTGTATCCCCAGAGCAATAGCTTCTGCACCACCAACACCTCTGAAGGAATCCACCAGCTTATCCAATGGTTAAGTGATAACCGGGTCGAGCAGGTACTGGTTGAGGCCACAGGCGGCTACATTTGACCGTTGGTCGATCTTCGGTGAAAGACAGTTGGCTCCTACCCGGCCTAGCTGAACAGTATTGTGGCTGAGGCCGGTCCTACCGGCGTGGATACCCGCCGGCGCAAGCGTACCGGTCAGCTCAGTTCGAGCCATACCGGTGCGTGATCCGACGGTTTTTCCATGCCGCGCAGATCGTAGTCCACTCCGGCTGCCTTCAAGCGCGGCAGCAGTGCGCGGGAAGCCATCACCAGATCGATGCGCAGGCCGCGCTTGGGCTGGTCCTCGAAACCACGGCTGCGGTAGTCGAACCAGCTGAAGCGGTCGTTCACCTCCGGGTGCAGGTGGCGGAAGCTGTCCACCAGCCCCCAGTTCTTCAGGCGCTCCATCCACTCGCGCTCTTCCGGCAGGAAGCTGCACTTGCCGGTCTTCAGCCAGCGCTTGGCGTTGTCTGCGCCGATGCCGATGTCACAGTCCTGCGGCGAAATGTTCACGTCACCCATGACGATCAGCGGCTGCTCGGGGTCGAAGCGGCTCTCCAGCAGCTCCTGCAGGTCGGCGTAGAAGCGTCGCTTGGCGGGAAACTTGGTGGGGTGGTCGCGGCTTTCACCCTGAGGGAAATAGCCGTTCATGATGGTCACCGGCTGGCCGTCGTGGTCGGCGTAGGTGCCCCAGATGAAACGCTTCTGGGCCTCTTCGTCATCGCCCTCGAACCCCTTGTGCAAGGCCAGTGGCATGTGCCGCGACAACAGCGCCACGCCGTAATGGCCTTTCTGGCCGTGGTAATGCACGTGGTAGCCCAGGGCCTCGATCTCGGCCTGGGGAAACTGTTCGTCGGCCACCTTGGTTTCCTGCAGGCCGATAACATCCGGCTGGTATTTCTCGATCAGTGCCGCCAGTTGATGGGGGCGGGCGCGCAGGCCGTTGATGTTGAACGAGACAATTTTCATGGCAGCAGGTCCTGGGAAAAACGAAACCGCGATGCTAGCGAAACTGCCAGCGCAGGACCAGTCTGCAAGCGGCCGTTGCAGGGTGCACAGATTCTTTGAACTGTCGCCAACGAGCATGACTCTGAGCCAGTGCACCCCGAGTACTGCCGCTTCTGCACTGCCTTTTACCATGAGGTCCGCTGTATGTCTGATAGCACCGCTCCCCAGATCGACATTCGCCAACTCGACAGCGGTTATTCGCGCGAAACCCGCAAGCTGTTGTTCCAGGCCTATCGTAACGATCCGAATTTTGCCTATGTGTTCAACGCCCAGCGCGAGGGGTATGAGCAGCGGGTGATGGCCACCGTCCGCGAACTGGTCAAGCAGCATTTCCTGCAGGACCTGCCGGCCTTGGGCCTGTTCGTCGATGACCGGCTCGCCGGTGTGGCACTGATCGCGCCGCCGCAGCGTCGCTTGGGCGTCACCGAAAGCTGGGCCTGGCGCTTGCGCATGGTGATCAGCACCGGCCTGAGCTGCACGCAGCGCTATCTGGACTACTACAACGCGGTACTGGCCTGCCTGCCGAGCGAGGCGGTGCATGTGCTGCCACTGGTCGGTCTGGATCCCGAATACCAGCGCCAGCCGTTCGGTCAAAAACTCTCCGAGCAACTGCTGCAGGCCTTGCACGACTGGTGCGCGGTGGACGAGCACTCCCGAGGCGTGGTGCTCGATACCGGAAATCCCCGCTATCTTGAGTTCTATAAACAACAGGGCTACCAGGAAATTGGCGAAGTGGTGGTGGGGCCGATCCGGGAGCACATCTTCTTCCATCCCAGCCCCCGGGCCGTGCCGCCCGCGACCCAGGCGGCTAGCTAAGAGATTGATATAACTAGATTTTGCGGTGTACATCAGGTGCCGCAAAGTCGTGTTAGCATCCGGACCCATGAAGCTTTCCAGACTAGCCAGCAGCCTGTTCATTCTTTCCGTCAGTACGGGGGCTCACGCCCAGGCGCGTCTGGAGGTCAACGTGAGTCCGGCCAACGCGCCGCTGCGCGAGAACGTCGAGGGCTATATCGGTAGCCTGGGTGACCGCGATGCCGCGGCATTGAAGCAATTTCGCCTGAGCGCCGAACAGCAGGCGCTGACGGCCGCCCAGGCCCTGGGCTATTACCAGGCGCGTGTCGAAACCGAGGTCAAGGACGGCAAGGAGCCGCAGTTGATCGTGCGCATCGAACCCGGCGAGCCGGTGCGCCTGCGCCAGGTGACCATCCGCGTGGAAGGCCCGGCTGCGTCGCTCAAGGCCTTCCGGGTGCCGAAAAGCGATGCCCTGCAGCCCGGCAAGCCGCTGAATCATGGCTACTACGAAGACGCCAAGAAACTCATCCAGAACCAGGCCTCGCGCTACGGCTTCTTCAGTGGCCGCTTCACCCGCCAGCAACTGCGCGTCGATCCCCAGGGCGGTGTGGCAGACATCGAACTGGTATTCGACAGCGGCCCGCGCTATCGGCTCGGCCCGGTCAGCTTCAGCGGTGACACGCCGCTGGACGCGGACCTTCTGCGGCGCATGGTGCCTTTCAAGGAAAACACCCCCTACGACTCGCAACTGATTGCCGACCTCAATCAGGCGATGCAGTCGAGTGGTTACTTCGAAGGTGTGCGGGTGGATGCCACGCCAGATCCGACGCAGGGCGAGGTGATTCCGGTGCAGGTCCAGCTGGAAACCCGCAAGCCACGCACCATGGGGCTCGGGCTGGGCTTCTCCACCGACGTGGGGCCACGTGGCAAGGTCAACTGGACGCGTCACTGGGCCAACCCGCAAGGCCACAGCTATGGCCTGGAGTCCGAGCTGTCGGGGCCACGGCAGAACATCGGGCTGTGGTACGACGTACCGCTCGACCCGCCGTTGACCGACAAACTGCGCTATGCCGGCGGCTATCAATATGAAGAGATCGCCGGCACCGACACCCTCAGTAAATTGCTCACCCTTGGCCCGGAATGGCACAGCCAGCTGCCCAGTGGCTGGGAGCGGGTGCTGTCGTTGAAATGGCAGCGTGAGGAATACCGCCTGGGTGATGACTCGGGGTTGAGTAACCTGCTGATGCCGGGGGTGAGCTATTCCTTTCTGCGCAGTGACAACCGTATCGACCCGCACAACGGTTACCGTCTGCAGTTCGACGCCCAGGTGGCCGCCGAAGGCATGCTCTCCGACACCAACCTGCTGCGTGGCAGCGCTACGCTCAAGGGGCTGACCACCCTGGCGGACAAGCATCGCTTTCTTGGCAGGGTGCAGGTGGGTGGCAACTGGACCAACGGCTATGCATCAATCCCTCCTTCGCTGCGCTTCTTCGCCGGTGGTGACCAGAGCGTGCGCGGCTATGACTACCAGACGCTGTCGCCCACCAATTCGGCCGGTGACCGGATCGGTGGCCGCTACATGGTCGCCGGCAGCGCCGAATATCAATACTCCATTGCCGAGAAATGGCGTGTTGCGGCGTTCGTCGACCAGGGCAACGCCTTCAACAATCTGGAGCTGCCCAGCCTGAAGACCGGCGTAGGCTTCGGCGTTCGCTGGGTGTCGCCGGTCGGCCCGCTGCGCCTGGACCTGGCCCACCCGCTGGATGGCGACGGCGGTGTGCGCCTGCACTTCTCCATGGGGCCGGAGCTATGAACGCCCGCCGCATCACACGCGGCCTGCTGATCGGCCTGGGCGGTGTACTGGCGCTGTTCGCCGTGATGTTGCTGGGGCTGTTCGCCCTGCTGGGCAGCGAGACCGGCAGTCGCTGGCTGCTGCGCCAGGTGCCGGGGCTGGAGGTGGAACACTTCAGCGGCCACCTGGGCGGTCACTGGCAGGCCGAACGTCTGGTGTGGCAACAGGGCGAGCAGCGCGTGCAGGTCGAAGCCCCGGAGCTGGACTGGTCGCCCGCTTGCCTGTGGCGCATGACCCTGTGCATCGAGCGCCTGCACAGTGGCGCGATCAGCCTGCAGCTGCCGAGCAGCGGACCTGCCGAGCCAAGCGAACCGCTGCAATTGCCCGATTTGAAATTGCCACTGAGCCTGGAGGTCAAGGACATTCGCATCGCCAGCCTGCAGCTGGATGGCAGCGATCAGTTCAAGGACTTGCAGCTGGCCGCGCACTGGACCGCAGCGGGCTTGCAGATCGACCAGTTGCAAATCCAGCGTGATGCGCTGGCCTTGAGTGCCAGCGGCCTGGTGCAACCGGGCGGGCAATGGCCGTTGCAACTCCAGGGGCAATTGCAGCTGCCGCCCCAGGGCGAGCAGCCCTGGACGCTGGACCTCGATGTGCAGGGCGAACTGCTCAAGACCCTGGTGCTCAAGGCACACAGCAGTGGCTATCTGCAGGCCACGCTGGATGGCGAGGTTCAGGCGCTGGCCGAAGGCGTACCGGCACGATTGACGTTGCAGTCCGAGGCCTTCAAACCGACGCCCGGCTTGCCGGAGACCCTGACCCTTGAACAACTGCGGCTGGTCGCGCAGGGCGACCTCAAGCAGGGTTACCAGCTGCAAGGTTCGGCCAGCCTGCCTGCCGACAAGGGGCCCGTGGCATTGGCCCTGCAAGGCCGGGTCGACGCCTACGGCGCGCAGATCGCCGGGCTGGACCTGAGCGCCAGTGAGCAGCAGAAGGTTTCCCTCAGCGGCACGCTGGACTGGCGCGAAGGTTTCAAGGCCGATGCCAGCCTGGACTGGCTCGACTTCCCCTGGCACCGGCT
The Pseudomonas sp. DTU_2021_1001937_2_SI_NGA_ILE_001 DNA segment above includes these coding regions:
- a CDS encoding transcriptional regulator; translation: MDVAAADSRFLKALAVAVVDHQSGTFKDIAQAAGVSKATLNRFCGTRANLVEMLHEHSSALMLQAVQQADLDKAEPLAALQSLIDGHLANREMLIFMMAEWRPDFAEDGVEMRRWQPYADAMDAFFLRGQHAGVFRIDISAPVLTELFCSMIFGLVESERRGRVARAAMSGVLRQFFLDGASARVSPV
- a CDS encoding DUF2946 family protein, producing MKFVRAHHVSLARLLAGLILLGALACSVGHGQMLAALAPAATAEICGPDGATSHMHAGHGMGQGEHGVLMQLAQFDCAYASKLIMGLAGFVALGWLLRVLRRRALLPESPVWRPARHSSPGCAAQAP
- a CDS encoding SCO family protein — its product is MNHNFSRRQVLAGLSMLSMGGLLAGCGDSNVLPFKHGKDMSNQILGRNFKLRDVDGNVKTLTSFRGYMPMVFFGFTQCPAICPTTLARAAQIKKLMGADAPIFQVVFITLDPERDTPEVIDRYVKAFDPSFVALSGTPEETAATAKEFGVFYEKVPMGDTYTLSHTATSYVYDSRGVLRLSLGHKLTAQQCTEDLQILMEVC
- a CDS encoding copper chaperone PCu(A)C is translated as MNTLIRNPFKAALAAFSLLTLSLPALAETQVKDAWVRATVPGQPATGAFMELTASTDSKLIGVASPAAKTVEVHEMSMKGEMMSMKPVSSVELPAGKTVVFDSEGYHVMLIGLVAQVKEGDQIPLILTIQDAKGERQTLEVQAQARALNSSAHDAHAGHGTHAGH
- the xthA gene encoding exodeoxyribonuclease III, with the translated sequence MKIVSFNINGLRARPHQLAALIEKYQPDVIGLQETKVADEQFPQAEIEALGYHVHYHGQKGHYGVALLSRHMPLALHKGFEGDDEEAQKRFIWGTYADHDGQPVTIMNGYFPQGESRDHPTKFPAKRRFYADLQELLESRFDPEQPLIVMGDVNISPQDCDIGIGADNAKRWLKTGKCSFLPEEREWMERLKNWGLVDSFRHLHPEVNDRFSWFDYRSRGFEDQPKRGLRIDLVMASRALLPRLKAAGVDYDLRGMEKPSDHAPVWLELS
- a CDS encoding GNAT family N-acetyltransferase yields the protein MSDSTAPQIDIRQLDSGYSRETRKLLFQAYRNDPNFAYVFNAQREGYEQRVMATVRELVKQHFLQDLPALGLFVDDRLAGVALIAPPQRRLGVTESWAWRLRMVISTGLSCTQRYLDYYNAVLACLPSEAVHVLPLVGLDPEYQRQPFGQKLSEQLLQALHDWCAVDEHSRGVVLDTGNPRYLEFYKQQGYQEIGEVVVGPIREHIFFHPSPRAVPPATQAAS
- a CDS encoding autotransporter assembly complex family protein, translated to MKLSRLASSLFILSVSTGAHAQARLEVNVSPANAPLRENVEGYIGSLGDRDAAALKQFRLSAEQQALTAAQALGYYQARVETEVKDGKEPQLIVRIEPGEPVRLRQVTIRVEGPAASLKAFRVPKSDALQPGKPLNHGYYEDAKKLIQNQASRYGFFSGRFTRQQLRVDPQGGVADIELVFDSGPRYRLGPVSFSGDTPLDADLLRRMVPFKENTPYDSQLIADLNQAMQSSGYFEGVRVDATPDPTQGEVIPVQVQLETRKPRTMGLGLGFSTDVGPRGKVNWTRHWANPQGHSYGLESELSGPRQNIGLWYDVPLDPPLTDKLRYAGGYQYEEIAGTDTLSKLLTLGPEWHSQLPSGWERVLSLKWQREEYRLGDDSGLSNLLMPGVSYSFLRSDNRIDPHNGYRLQFDAQVAAEGMLSDTNLLRGSATLKGLTTLADKHRFLGRVQVGGNWTNGYASIPPSLRFFAGGDQSVRGYDYQTLSPTNSAGDRIGGRYMVAGSAEYQYSIAEKWRVAAFVDQGNAFNNLELPSLKTGVGFGVRWVSPVGPLRLDLAHPLDGDGGVRLHFSMGPEL